A DNA window from Bacteroides cellulosilyticus contains the following coding sequences:
- a CDS encoding SH3 beta-barrel fold-containing protein produces MKKQTLGHQSNHVTKSERVENLWKKLIRQETDLSDGTIAWMTKRILLLTEYMPYGCALIAYRKQNGDFYMGRGTLIHYEADFHRKYDIGRIQNHVVYWDIEQQGWRTFQIENFLEWRPMI; encoded by the coding sequence ATGAAGAAACAAACGTTGGGGCACCAATCGAATCATGTAACGAAAAGCGAAAGAGTAGAAAATCTATGGAAGAAACTGATCAGGCAGGAAACTGATTTATCAGATGGAACCATCGCATGGATGACAAAACGAATACTATTGCTGACAGAATACATGCCATACGGATGTGCATTGATAGCCTATCGAAAACAAAATGGAGATTTTTACATGGGAAGAGGAACACTGATACATTACGAAGCCGATTTCCACCGCAAATACGACATCGGGCGTATTCAGAACCATGTAGTGTACTGGGATATAGAGCAACAGGGATGGAGAACGTTCCAGATTGAGAACTTCCTGGAATGGAGACCGATGATTTAA
- a CDS encoding Lin1244/Lin1753 domain-containing protein: MDSYLLHDANAGNNFKIMMMIQKEGMKGYGIYWMLLEFLRLQDGYKADLRVLPILAQKMRVMVTTLKRIIYDYALFEINGTSFSSPGLTLRMKPWDAQQDAKRESGRRGGLANQQKIRDAKASNALAINKENKENETIPSISPQGDTRKNEEILLVPPEYALNKQTHNYGGLIEELERQKVTSLKEKNAILRLTDFGRLGGKIWKIIYDINNSPQMKARIVMPGKYILKLLQN; encoded by the coding sequence ATGGACTCATATCTATTACATGATGCCAATGCAGGCAATAATTTTAAAATAATGATGATGATACAGAAAGAAGGAATGAAAGGATATGGCATCTACTGGATGCTGTTGGAATTTCTAAGATTACAGGACGGATATAAGGCAGACTTAAGAGTATTGCCCATACTGGCACAGAAAATGAGAGTTATGGTAACCACCCTGAAGCGGATCATATACGACTATGCACTCTTCGAGATAAACGGCACAAGCTTTTCATCGCCCGGACTCACACTGCGCATGAAACCATGGGATGCCCAACAGGACGCAAAAAGAGAGTCAGGCCGTCGTGGAGGGTTGGCTAACCAACAGAAAATCAGAGATGCCAAGGCAAGCAACGCTTTAGCTATAAACAAAGAAAATAAAGAGAATGAAACAATCCCCTCTATATCTCCCCAGGGAGACACGAGGAAAAATGAGGAGATTCTTCTTGTTCCACCGGAGTATGCGCTCAACAAGCAGACACACAACTACGGAGGATTGATAGAAGAACTGGAACGGCAAAAAGTGACATCCTTAAAAGAGAAAAATGCCATTCTCAGACTGACCGACTTTGGAAGACTGGGAGGCAAAATATGGAAAATCATCTATGACATCAACAATTCGCCACAGATGAAAGCAAGGATTGTGATGCCTGGAAAATATATTCTGAAGCTGTTGCAAAATTAA